From the genome of Gorilla gorilla gorilla isolate KB3781 chromosome 4, NHGRI_mGorGor1-v2.1_pri, whole genome shotgun sequence, one region includes:
- the FBLL1 gene encoding rRNA/tRNA 2'-O-methyltransferase fibrillarin-like protein 1 has protein sequence MKSAASSRGGGGGGRGGGGWGGWGGGRGGGGGGGGGGGGGGAGKGGGGDGSGQAGKGGFGARARGFGGGGRGRGRGGGDGKDRGGGGQRRGGVAKSKSRRRKGAMVVSVEPHRHEGVFIYRGAEDALVTLNMVPGQSVYGERRVTVTEGGVKQEYRTWNPFRSKLAAAILGGVDQIHIKPKSKVLYLGAASGTTVSHVSDIIGPDGLVYAVEFSHRAGRDLVNVAKKRTNIIPVLEDARHPLKYRMLIGMVDVIFADVAQPDQSRIVALNAHTFLRNGGHFLISIKANCIDSTASAEAVFASEVRKLQQENLKPQEQLTLEPYERDHAVVVGVYRPLPKSSSK, from the coding sequence ATGAAGTCGGCCGCGAGCTCGCGCGGGGGCGGTGGGGGCGGCCGCGGGGGCGGCGGCTGGGGCGGCTGGGGCGGGGgccggggcggcggcggcggcggcggcggcggcggcggcggcggcggcgcgggcaAGGGCGGCGGGGGCGACGGCAGCGGCCAGGCGGGCAAGGGCGGCTTCGGGGCGCGGGCGCGCGGCTTCGGCGGGGGCGGCCGGGGCCGGGGGCGCGGCGGCGGCGACGGCAAGGATCGCGGCGGCGGTGGACAGCGGCGGGGCGGCGTGGCCAAGAGCAAGAGCCGCCGCAGGAAGGGCGCCATGGTGGTGTCGGTGGAGCCGCACCGGCACGAGGGCGTCTTCATCTACCGCGGGGCGGAGGACGCGCTGGTCACGCTGAACATGGTGCCGGGCCAGTCTGTGTACGGCGAGAGGCGCGTCACGGTGACCGAGGGCGGCGTGAAGCAGGAGTACCGCACGTGGAACCCGTTCCGCTCCAAGCTGGCCGCGGCCATCCTGGGCGGGGTGGACCAGATCCACATCAAGCCCAAGTCCAAGGTGCTGTACCTGGGCGCCGCGTCGGGCACCACCGTCTCCCATGTCTCCGACATCATTGGCCCAGACGGCCTGGTCTACGCCGTCGAGTTCTCCCACCGCGCCGGCCGCGATCTGGTTAACGTGGCCAAGAAGCGCACCAACATCATTCCGGTCCTGGAGGACGCGCGGCACCCGCTCAAGTACCGCATGCTCATCGGGATGGTGGACGTGATCTTCGCCGACGTGGCCCAGCCGGACCAGTCCCGCATCGTGGCCCTGAACGCCCACACCTTCCTGCGCAATGGGGGCCACTTTCTCATCTCCATCAAGGCCAACTGCATCGACTCCACCGCATCCGCCGAGGCTGTGTTTGCTTCTGAGGTGAGGAAGTTGCAGCAGGAGAACTTGAAGCCTCAAGAGCAGCTGACCCTGGAGCCCTATGAGCGGGACCACGCTGTGGTGGTCGGGGTCTACCGGCCTCTTCCCAAGAGCAGCAGCAAGTAG